From the Bombus affinis isolate iyBomAffi1 chromosome 4, iyBomAffi1.2, whole genome shotgun sequence genome, the window tagcactagctctgtaacatagaaaaccataggcgtcagttcttgttatttcctctctgatatatgtttactttaatgtcacttattcaggcgcttgatatattgtcggaatgaaattttagtaatgtgcaagtaattttgagtagattaataaagtataataagatattagattcatgtatgtacattacatattaacgaaattgaaactatgttttcaagtgacatcaatctttatgtctagtatatacatgtgtattgatctataagtcagtgttaaaataacaaataaatggcagaagaaggaaagaagatttccttcggttttgcgaaatctattaagaaacctgtgttaaaaaatgctattccacaagaaaaaaagaaagttgattacattgaatgccttgatgagaaaggtattaaagtaatagggcgagttcaaaaagtaaaatttttaatcaagaaacatataacttcaacctatcctataaaaatcaccaatagcggaatatatatatttgaaaacaatttttttatttcagtgaggaagaaaaaaaagatgaacctctaattattccattactaggttcaaaaacctggcatgatagaattgttaataaaatagatgcaaacattttccttccgaaggcagataaggaaaaggtaggagacgctagtgttaacgaggcaaaatcaaagctatctaatggaaaaacatcgccaataatatcaataaagaaagagccagttgaagatagtgaaaataaagttgttactttagaagagcaagcgacaaaggaaatcattgaggaacttaagtcaaagaataaatatgaaactaaaacaaatgatttaactttacctttagtagaagatgaatcattaagaggcaaagaacaggtacgttatcaacatattgatgtgcgatgcacagatgtattacatttgcatattataaatatcgttttgtatttttcagtctatgttagaagattatgaaaaaattcctattgatgcttttggtgtagcaatgttacggggaatgggatggcaaccaggaaagggaattggttgaaatgaaaagtatgaattttactctggattaaattaattgtatgtatttaatacatcacttattggaaagtaaacagagaacatcattttttatttcacaatcgttcaTTCTAAAtgttacagattagtagcagctgtcataccagaattacgaccaaaagtagcatcgcagaagaaaaatacagattccaaaaaagaagaggaagaagttaaaatcgagaaaggaacacttgtgaaaattatagctggaaaacaaagtaataattatagtcaaatagaaggattcgatgatgatgctggaaggctcataataaaactagctcttggtggaaatataatatctgtaaatgaatttatggtacagccagtgactaaatcagaatattctaagaactcaaaagttcaaagttaatatgaagtgttagtttttcattaagggacttttaagaaaataaatttgaattgacatatacgtataaagacataatcggacatgtagaaaaactaattcaagagtacctgtaagtgtgttgttgcatgcaattttttaaaggtcccttctatttttatacaaaatatgataaatgtagaggttttagctctcagtattttatggggttaatttcagatacaaaaaagtatgaggaatataaggacaaggaatccaagggactcgagcaaaagatggatagaaaaagatcaatgtcccctgaccccgaagacggtgaagatggtgacaaaagtagtaataaaagaaagaaaatcggaagtacgatgcacaataagaacaagtatgataaagtgggggataaaaaatcagaaagacgaaaaaggcgctccgaatctaatgatgacagcgatagtgattctgaaaagaagagacggagagaaagaagtaactctaataggaatgattcttataaattaaaaagattgaaaaagtcaaagaaacataagaagcacgattgttcatctgaaagatcaagtaaaaaacataaaaagaaagacaaagaaagagaaaacgttagagataagaaacccagagattacgcagacagaaagaaacacaaaagacgagaaagatcaagatctcgatcatttagtaggcagtaatattttccaggaacgtattcggtcattttactttcaagataaattgtacaattttatttatacagattttataataaagtgtatttttacaaaatattatatttcttttcttacccttaactgaaaattacatttaattataatatgtaataatgtttacaattacatcaaagttaatgtcctaaactttatcaataattattaaaaatccccgcgtattgtttacgtaatgttgatatcgagtagtaacatacataacctcaaagaacattatgatacttacgaacatcgctaaacaagtagtgcgaacgatgtcgagtaagtattcactatgtataaagtatttataggtaaaaagtatgggaaatatataaccgagtgtatttaacttttccaacattttagcatttcgcttggcgttggtacaacttcaagtaaatgaagtaaaaagcaaaaatgtagagcgggcagtttcctacatttccagcgcgaaagagcataatactgatattatcgctcttcctgaatgctttaattcaccatatggaatacgtaataatttgtttctttttctaataatttattatatgtataacaactatatagaaaaaagtaaaagtagacaaattaccttatcgtttatacttccataaagattgtgaattgactcgagaatatagaatttccccacttttatgattatcgtgatttttgtataaatatattttttaagatactaataattaggtatttataaactagtattatcaattattttgtatttataattccacctatagtagttaaaaattaaagttagttaaaatctaactttatgtttcaaaaagtactagcaaagtcgttaagtaacaagtcactggtactaacccaaattaaagttagttaaaatctaactttatgtttcaaaaagtactagcaaagtcgttaagtaacaagtcactggtactaacccaaatagcatgattgtaattaaacaaacatttctaaatattcatttttcatcttgaacctgtagaaacaatttattatatgtactattatctaagtaattatatatttaagtaaatcgaaatataaaatttagttattttaataatttaaaaaataaaaaattgacaagcatttcaacctaatttatagttggaacaaaggacagttatttttcattaattgaaatattgcaatgcagaatagtttccaaaatacgccgagagtattcctgatggtgaaacgagcgttgctttatcgaagacagctaaggaaaacagcatttatgtagttggtggtacgatacctgaaatagagggcgataaattgtacaatacctgctgtactatttggggtcccgatggaactttgatagcaaaacaccggaaggtaaataatatacctccatgtggctttgaaattgaaaatatcggggtggagaaagtgactctatctaggaataatttaggaatatacatatgtacatacgtgtactataaccaattctataatttaaaaaatatgttataggtttataaaatacggtttgatacgagaaacatacatttttgtcgtaatataatatataagtttttgtacaatatatttgttttgtaatataaatttttcacatacgaaaaaacttattttttcttaaaaaatattccttctcaaatattattaaatgataaaactttttaataaaagaaagtgataaaaacgctgtcagttattaaataaaaaacaattaaagtttaaaagttcgtaacattgatgttaaattacaaaagttacagcaatagagttagcaactatatttttatgttattagatacatctattcgacatcgacattcccaacaagattactttccgagagagtgattcactcagtcctggtgattccctaacaatgtttgatgtgaagggctggaaaataggtattggcatttgctatgatatcagattcgaggaaatggcacgcatttatcggaacaaaggtacagtagcttaatcgaacaatacttaactagcaggaaagtaactatctttcttaaatatattctatataaaatataatcaatataatctgtaactctgtataaaaaggagcttaatttaaaaaaccagtatattcgctgaaaatgaaataaataaaagaattagaagcacgacaagaggactgttctcgcatattcataaattatggaatgtggactgtgcacctacaaagttaactaagattcagtggtctcatatttcccgtttctctgtgttaggttgccaaatgctgatatatccggcggcattcaatatgaccactggaccactgcactggtcattacttcagcgttccagagcgaatgacaatcaattatacgtcgcctgtatatcaccggctcgtgttccttcagcaagttatgtcgcatggggacatacacagttgacaaatccctgggagaaaatcctttatgatttggaaactcggGAAAATATgatggtcaccgatatcggtaatttccagcttaacattaaaagcgagaaatccatgatgtaattaacttttagtctcgttggtttatcgtttttcttttctctcagatttgaaagttgttgaggaagtaagggctcagatacctacattttctcaaagacgtacggatttgtacgacactgtctataaaaaggagtaactctacactgaaacagaaaatgttttcttataatatttctactacaatatcgttttttttttttttttttttttttatgaattattactaattacttatcatttgtactaaatgaataactcaattaagaaaaccaaaatgttataaatgataatctgtatatcttgtgtatcaatatgtaactggatattgtaataatattggaatgtctttgatcagggatatgataaagaacacgcgaagactacattcttttgaacatctttaatatccatcatttataacattaaacatctttttaaatatttagatagattaatacgtaactctttatatatataaacattaatttgcagttacaagcttagagaaattggtcgattaatatttatagatcggctgtcttgatgaaaggcttaaagaaagcaaaaacataacaatgtcgcaaatataatttatagtttaacttctttcttgtatctgtctgcctttcacgatgttttaccaattacaataagtaatttcgacttctttgcgctccgttttaacgcattcgagacggaaagaaattcatatcaatcagtaggcataatatatatataactgtacataatacattatagtataacatagtatataattttatattttaaaaacatgaggcataaaatttaagattgtcatcgatttaaaattaaaatatgaaaaggatattccagagagagaaaagcacagtatcattctaacaaaacattcagatcgtactgacacccaggaatcgtattacaataaaatctcggtctcgaatgaattaacatgaacgattaacatgaaacacacttgcggcttaaacaccttcgatatcgaggaaattcaaactttacaaataaaagcagcctgttcctctttccaccacagactctcataccatatccgctcttatccaggcttttacttgaaatctctgtctatttacaatttaaatttacccggaccactcgttgaatcggcagccctttataaatatataatgaacccagaacatatacctgtgcccctagctggtatcagctctagtaacgttcataccggaactttcatacgacgccaatttgtcacgcgtgaacatcgattctttcaggggtcacggctttatgggattatatcctttaaagtaattaaagtgatactaatgatacagaattttttacaaatatttaatatgtccataaaataggaagtttcgtgctctcttattttatattaattataaattaataagttttacatttgttatctatagatttaataaattattaaaattccatgaagacatattctggaacacattagaagattttgctgtaatttacaacagatgctccgagtacgaacaggcagtagacgaacaaatagaaattcaggctattgtggtagtatagctcacgtgggattttaagctcgaattggacttaaacgttacgatcgtcgtgaataattacgatatatatcctgtacgacgagcagagaatcttaaattattaacggcaattcctttgtgcaaagtgcaattttattaacggcctgtaacgaatgaacggctcgttttgaataaagtttacatttagaaagtaaacacagaaacacattttaagaaactaagatatcgagttctacttgtaaacatcaagtgctcttcgtttgagaagattacgagtctcttcttcgataacgacattaattaagaagtttcgataccgtttatgacattaagatctcattagtaaagttatatcattaaaatcctactgttcctagagaatatatatagttaaaacttccagaggatcaacaggtaaagatattgttgataaaagcattgttagtgacaactgactgtaatcgatatctgctgggtgaagttgtgtgttctgagaatctgtgttaatgcaaggattctgttacaaatcatcgactaaagagccaccgggcacgtccgaccgatcgatcgataccacgaaccttgaatgaattaacgctcaaggtggaacggatttaatagatcgggtgttagtgtaatttgacactttgtttacacttgctttatgcaaacaaagtttgttgATGTTccgaactcgatggttataagatcttattgaaactccagtatttcacccgcacggtacgacactttgttgatgattgtccttgtatgttgttgatactccccatcagccgttaaattttgttcgtctatcgtacttttctagtcagaggttttccctgatgtttttccctactgtctaagtcatcaggtttgcagctcggggaggacagataattcggaatttcccaaaggaaggagaggtgtcgtccgagccataaagggacggtcactcaaaatgccgaatagattcatttaaataattatgagaaacaagtaagttttgtaaccacaagttttcaaatgttatagtttgaatctgttcttataattttaaaaagaccttacagccaggatctctaaagaattcgatgaaaattctcatgagacatcaattgaaacaattaaacgcaacagagaatgggtataatcatataattcctccccatttcaaaattcattcatatacatcgatgtttcttttcatatttgttttatgtgtgaagaatacgtatttattggcatcaaaatattttccgtttcaattcctggtcattttagatcgaaacttccaaatatcgttgattaaaaattttttaatttttaaaatgaaaggcactaattagaggacaaaaagttgtttcaattatttgaacattctgcttcattcctacaataacatattttattttaaatgaaaacaagaaacaatactattgtgtataagtttaacggagtgacacaggtgatttgtagctaacactgtagctaacatagtttctgcaatataccctctaatcgagtagaaacaaggggattttagaaatttctattaaccgacagtattgtcaacaagttttaacaatgactgaaggttgcaaaattaaatataaaatgatttattaatagcatatgcagtgttaaatttgtaaataagcagtttatcttttaagaataacaaagacaccagaaaataaagataatattctaattatattgcaaactaacgaataatgtaaagaatttatttttgttatctatatcacagattttaggtaaaatattaatttacttattactaggagattgaatttgaaatataattataatttataagggacacctttaaactagcagatatttggtagcagttctctagcctttgtacaatataacacagttcggtttaattgagtttaatccctttgaccagccagtttccaatttcattaatggcataatctcctgacaatttcatacccttcaaaagaaacacgattttctattattgttttacaatcgcggaatatgatcagtgtttcaattaagctccactgttctaatttcccgtctacgcacgatgtgggtacaccgtttttttgttgtttttagatacaagtgacgagaaattatgaaatgatattttaaatttaaactgatttcattcatcgatttattgtagcgacaatggtaacttgtttaaataaagattttataaataaaatatttaaggtctaaaataataaattgacacatgtgaaaacattaaagctgttatccttattcatggtcttgttgcaacgtgtttaacgagcgtaacgtaggcgtgaaaacgaaaacgttgagactcttgtggcgtaaaaagactgaattcctcataaaaatacaagaaacgaatacaagaaacgtgcacatggtttattctcgaccttggatacgtaaaaccaaaaaaaaaaaaaaaaaaaaaaaaaagaaaaagaaagaaaaaaaaaagaaaaaaaaagaaaaaagaaaaaagaaaaagaaaaaggaacaaaaatttttattggtttattAACGAAacccattgtatcatttttactactctatataaaacgtagaatcatatactgacgaatgttatttcgaatttctaacttcagaacgataattacatatttgtaattaccaatacgtggtagtagcattaaaaatacggaatattcaacgagatgaaatataggtaaggtatttaaaagaaaaaagattgaaacgttcgatgtaaaacgatgaaattaaatgattggatttgaaaacttgattcggtttaataagtcgatgaaaaaagtattcatcctatgaaaaaagaattcatgttcctgtcgatatatcaacgacgcgcgccgttacttccgactgctctgcaattcaaatgcagtactcgaatatacatggcgaaagaaatggaaattgagcaatttaagggaacgaattactctcgcgtccgcgtaacttcaaaatgtttcacgtgtccgtgtttgcgaaacgaaattcgtcgttgtccaattaacacgcttgcagatgctacattcactttgttgcatatagggcttaaatatatgaacaaatagaacggagcaactgtcattagcgtaattttaacgcgttaaaataaattaatacataatttcgtcatttacgtttattacgttggtctacgttttttcatctacgtcatctacggcatctacgcgaatcttattaattacgtctttggcagtgttcgttgctataaatgaaacttaatagttgttgaaaccgctcgaaagtcgtgttcctaaatcattccctcgtctcgtatcgtgttcatcaaatggaaaaggagattgtgttttaatgaaatcgcttgttactatcaatctagctgtgtcactcgcataggagaagaaagtgaggaaggagaaaaaaattaaggtaaggtcatcaatgagcaaaatgtttaatgtaattaaaattgtaattaaaattgagtccgctgcaaccctcatgacatttaaaattccatacgtatattgttatacgtaacattgccatattaaatatattcgatcaaacagGTATGTTCAATAAACATtcgatctcgttccctgaaagctgttcctggatatctggttggatactttgcgcacggaaatacagagtgtcaacagtaacaaaccctctatgtagtgtttttgctttgctcttttgaacaggtagataacattttgcttcgaaaaacggatatatattccacggatatgcacatacagagtatgtgtatagatatacacattgatatacacctttgtacaaagtgtcaaaaaagtatttatcgcggttttttttcaagccattctacaccttcgatttgatgaaaattggttaaataagtgtagcgcaaaattgatcttgaccacaattttcagtgtcaaattgtttttctattgcatcatatagtgctcattagaaaggagagttccgttcttttagcaaaaatgtttgaaatttcattaatacttagactgattagatcttattcatattttaaggtcaaatatggaatacaataacatcaatactaatatctacttttttgtgcgaattactttatatttcaatcttccttgatatgcagtgacaagcaaaagtgtaaacacagcccgttgattttacgtaaaaagcgaatgtcgaaggtataatgagaaaagagcattattatttgaagagcattccacaaaataatttacctaaatagtagttaattctattggatataataaacgtgaagtagtactagtggacgaaatactatgttgaaaccttgattcgacgagtataattaatgtgcaaaactgtaaacatggtttgagatgtccatttttgtaaaatgttttgtacattattaatgttaatgaaaattaactattacatttcgttaataataacttgtagttattgtagtactgttacctaatctttaccgatcacttgaaaaattagtcttttacatttatgtgtttacttttttcgctcgtcactgtacatgtttaagtcagatatgaaatatctggcgtattccagcggctttcattaaatctaagatgttgatatccttaatattgagaatgttgttagtaaagtaactatttctatccaaaaacaagatatctttgagacaacgtgaattttcgttccaattttcttaacttacaagtataaaattttcatcgcatgatacaatctatcctacaaagttctggcacacgacgaagctgagaacatagatcttcttcaaatattatttttctcactgcttcgtgtggaatttctactcgacgagatgttattaaacgctcaaaagcttattattaaacgataacatactttttcctacatgaatgaacatgaaagacgtcgagtgaggaattagaacaattgtggatggttggaaactattatgctgcggtctaccattcgtttttgcctatatataccacggaacaaaggataattttcaccgaattcatgcagagcagattttctaagttttactgtatatgattacaccaattatattatattatgttattacgatgttatctaattaattgttgtctatttgttttgatacttatattaaccattatttataacataatatactagatacaattagtatacacaattagtataaggattagtataagaaattttaaacagcttttttcaaaagaacgaatcatttacgatccaggggttttctggaagaagagaaactttcgtttctcgtgatgagtactttatgatgcaataaaaaattttgtctgaaaattatactcaagatcaatttcatgatccattttctctaacagatctccatcttccacagctataacaaataattttttgacactctatacatttaacatcgattataattctgataattgaaacaccgaacatcaatgtgtttattcactacgccaacacagataacaattaacattgatatataatatatatttgacgatatatatgtgaaagaatagaaatttcatttaatcgactatatgaccatactcggttaagtaccaacaacgactatctatcaaccttatcttacttcctcaaagatatagaaagacttaaaaaatttcagccatgtgatttgg encodes:
- the LOC126915245 gene encoding G-patch domain and KOW motifs-containing protein-like isoform X3, producing the protein MAEEGKKISFGFAKSIKKPVLKNAIPQEKKKVDYIECLDEKGIKVIGEEEKKDEPLIIPLLGSKTWHDRIVNKIDADIFLPKADKEKVGDASVNEAKSKLSNGKTSPIISIKKEPVEDSENKVVTLEEQAAKEIIEDLKSKNEHETKTNDLTLPLVEDESLRGKEQSTLEDYEKIPIDAFGVAMLRGMGWQPGKGIGRNEKLVAAVIPELRPKVASQKKNTDSKKEEEEVKIEKGTLVKIIAGKQSNNYSQIEGFDDDAGRLIIKLALGGNIISVNEFMVQPVTKSEYSKNSKVQNTKKYEEYKDKESKGLEQKMDRKRSMSPDPEDGEDGDKSSNKRKKIGSTMHNKNKYDKVGDKKSERRKRRSESNDDSDSDSEKKRRRERSNSNRNDSYKLKRLKKSKKHKKHDCSSERSSKKHKKKDKERENVRDKKPRDYADRKKHKRRERSRSRSFSRQ